One genomic window of Evansella cellulosilytica DSM 2522 includes the following:
- a CDS encoding competence protein ComK, translating into MNEQRITVQDNYVVTEKTIALVPAAHIDYQTVAFERNSIIYVKQRPLQIIEKACLQGGATYAGRRQAAIHATSLKKKVPIAINTHKNIYAFPTQSPSQFDCSWIFYSHILSFTPIPKIPNKCTLTFKNTKQLTLAVSPKVIEKQMHRTAFIILLFSQHLIDFAKAENDIRQQG; encoded by the coding sequence ATGAACGAACAAAGGATTACAGTTCAAGACAATTACGTTGTAACGGAAAAAACGATAGCCCTTGTACCAGCAGCACATATTGACTATCAAACAGTAGCATTTGAACGAAATAGCATCATTTACGTAAAACAACGGCCGCTTCAAATTATCGAAAAAGCATGCTTACAAGGCGGCGCAACTTATGCTGGTAGAAGACAGGCTGCTATTCACGCAACGTCATTAAAGAAAAAGGTTCCTATTGCGATTAACACGCATAAAAACATATACGCCTTTCCAACACAATCTCCATCGCAGTTCGATTGTAGCTGGATTTTCTACTCCCACATCCTTAGCTTTACACCGATACCGAAAATCCCTAATAAATGCACACTTACCTTTAAGAACACGAAACAGTTAACATTAGCCGTCTCACCTAAAGTCATAGAGAAACAAATGCACCGAACCGCATTCATTATTTTATTATTCTCCCAACACTTAATTGATTTCGCTAAAGCTGAAAACGATATAAGACAACAGGGATAA
- a CDS encoding sigma-70 family RNA polymerase sigma factor: MKKEIEFEECCAAYMPLVHSLIRKWRLERERDEYVQVGRIAIYDAWRNYNPSAGPFAAYAKSYICGRMKTAIYKQDKWGTSNLSTDQEILTAISPPANNDAEMMIVLNDWLHTVNLSNREKLWVHEAIFNNLKPKEIAEKYQVQVTTVKSWRKEALQKLRTTKTANGDGSHSPF, translated from the coding sequence ATGAAAAAAGAAATAGAGTTTGAGGAATGCTGTGCTGCCTACATGCCACTCGTGCATTCTCTTATTAGAAAGTGGCGGCTAGAGAGAGAAAGAGATGAGTACGTTCAAGTTGGGAGAATTGCGATTTATGACGCATGGAGAAACTATAACCCTAGTGCGGGTCCTTTTGCAGCCTATGCAAAAAGCTATATTTGCGGACGAATGAAAACAGCCATCTATAAGCAAGACAAATGGGGGACAAGTAATCTCTCAACCGATCAGGAAATTCTGACCGCCATATCACCACCAGCAAACAATGATGCCGAAATGATGATCGTCTTAAACGATTGGCTACATACCGTCAACCTATCAAACCGAGAAAAACTATGGGTACACGAAGCAATATTCAACAATCTCAAACCAAAAGAAATCGCCGAAAAATACCAAGTTCAAGTAACAACCGTAAAATCATGGCGAAAAGAAGCACTACAAAAACTCCGCACTACCAAAACCGCTAACGGGGACGGTTCTCATTCGCCGTTTTGA
- a CDS encoding helix-turn-helix domain-containing protein — MEKDKLEQMVKPLNGEKLRKLRKQTGKSIEEVAWLAGIHHNSLGAFERGEMDLSFTNIVLIAEALEIDMNLIVEDSQSMLKEFVKQQRRDSGK; from the coding sequence TTGGAAAAAGATAAGTTAGAGCAAATGGTAAAGCCGTTAAACGGAGAGAAATTGCGTAAGCTGCGAAAACAAACTGGAAAGTCTATCGAAGAAGTAGCATGGCTTGCTGGAATACACCATAACTCGTTAGGTGCGTTTGAACGTGGAGAAATGGATCTTTCATTTACTAATATCGTGTTAATTGCGGAAGCATTAGAGATAGATATGAACCTCATTGTAGAAGACTCACAAAGTATGTTAAAAGAATTTGTAAAACAACAAAGAAGGGATTCTGGAAAATAA
- a CDS encoding SDR family oxidoreductase, with translation MYPQKTVVVTGATSGIGLATAIELAKKRYRVCLLSRDKERGYEALRKVQEESGNKALEMWIVDLGDLQSIREFAARFTATHKTIDVLINNAGVISLKRQETKDGFEWQMGVNHLGHFLLTNLLLDLLLKSEQGRIINVSSGGYSWGNFYEQDPHLKKGYTVFKGYGQSKLANILFTKELAKRLKDTAVTVNTLHPGAVATSLGVNRQTGFGKGVYKLLTPFFKTPNEGAATSIYLATSPEVKDSSGEYFINCKVAKLSKRAKDERLAEKLWEWSKAQVGE, from the coding sequence ATGTATCCGCAAAAGACGGTTGTAGTAACGGGGGCAACTTCTGGGATTGGATTAGCCACAGCGATTGAGCTTGCGAAAAAACGGTATCGAGTTTGTTTGCTTTCGAGGGATAAGGAACGCGGTTATGAAGCGCTAAGGAAGGTGCAAGAGGAAAGTGGAAATAAGGCGTTAGAAATGTGGATCGTTGATTTGGGTGATCTACAGAGTATCCGAGAGTTTGCAGCACGTTTTACTGCAACACACAAAACGATAGATGTGTTAATTAACAACGCGGGTGTAATTTCATTGAAGCGACAGGAAACAAAGGACGGCTTTGAATGGCAGATGGGCGTCAATCATCTTGGTCATTTCCTTTTGACCAACTTGCTCCTAGACCTTCTATTGAAGTCCGAGCAGGGGCGAATTATCAACGTTTCCTCTGGCGGGTATTCATGGGGGAACTTTTACGAGCAGGATCCTCATTTGAAAAAGGGTTATACCGTTTTTAAAGGGTATGGGCAGTCCAAGCTAGCAAATATTCTTTTTACAAAGGAATTGGCGAAACGGTTAAAGGATACCGCGGTCACGGTGAACACGCTTCATCCTGGCGCTGTGGCCACGAGCCTAGGTGTCAATCGTCAGACGGGTTTTGGCAAAGGTGTGTACAAATTACTTACTCCGTTTTTTAAGACGCCGAACGAGGGTGCGGCAACGAGTATCTATTTAGCGACGAGCCCTGAAGTGAAAGATAGCTCGGGCGAATACTTTATCAATTGTAAGGTCGCTAAGCTGTCAAAGCGGGCAAAAGACGAGCGTCTTGCAGAAAAACTTTGGGAATGGAGTAAGGCGCAGGTTGGGGAATAA
- a CDS encoding DUF5011 domain-containing protein, whose amino-acid sequence MERRKFHKKSSPLFLIVILILSLFISGCTVAFRGVLNENEGFYLQSEDASATLTEVDAYSNILVSVDPLTTVGGFIASPVGEKTVYWVPRYLHSQDGFTYYDFFTEEGRPSTVPADAQFNGLIIDPMEPNRMLVSLRILDENNESVDGYTHVYVSETNSTNGIWFYDFDYVIGSVIAPLSEEEYRPSEGWRTADSTSTIFGYFNKVDHSFFDLFDESHSYFLEDLLNPLLHSLGENTTNPQAGVTEVFTYINDDVWDQGSFSLDLKSGEIDFTTVEIPLPQLSASLTAETGTVQLDWPEVFGEVSGYKIYQDDVEIAEVDPHTTTIDIANLTVGETYAFSVKGIVEKDDVLAETILTLSTSQFVADEEAPVFSLNGSNPMTLEVGSPYIEPGFTAIDNVDGDITNDVVVSGSVNIDEIGEYTLVYTVSDSAGNEAEATRVVHVVDTTAPVISLDGDNPLIIEKGSEFVEPGYTAVDNVDGDITDQVAVTGEVDTNTPGEYTLTYSVNDSEGNNAQITREVIVKETEIPPPPTEHPEEDGTEEDSTEEGGTEEDSTEGETTEEASDEKGSAEENTPEEDKAEEVKTEKDEALPNTSTNIYNMLFAGMLFALMGGITLIIRR is encoded by the coding sequence GTGGAAAGAAGAAAATTTCATAAGAAATCATCTCCGTTGTTCTTGATTGTCATTTTAATTTTATCGTTGTTCATTTCTGGTTGTACCGTTGCATTTAGGGGAGTACTGAACGAAAATGAAGGTTTTTATTTACAAAGTGAGGATGCTTCAGCAACTTTAACTGAAGTTGATGCTTATTCAAACATTCTTGTTTCCGTGGATCCTTTAACAACAGTAGGTGGATTTATCGCGTCACCAGTTGGTGAGAAAACAGTTTACTGGGTACCTAGGTACTTGCATTCACAGGATGGTTTCACGTATTACGATTTCTTTACGGAGGAAGGCCGCCCTTCCACCGTGCCAGCAGATGCACAATTTAATGGTTTAATCATTGATCCGATGGAACCAAATAGAATGCTTGTTTCTCTACGAATCCTTGACGAAAACAATGAAAGCGTTGATGGCTATACACATGTTTATGTAAGCGAAACAAATTCAACAAATGGCATTTGGTTTTATGACTTCGATTACGTAATAGGTAGTGTAATTGCGCCTCTAAGTGAAGAGGAATATCGACCTAGTGAAGGTTGGAGAACGGCTGATTCAACATCCACTATTTTTGGCTATTTCAACAAAGTCGACCACAGCTTTTTCGATTTGTTTGACGAAAGTCACAGTTATTTTCTGGAAGATTTACTCAATCCTTTACTTCATAGTTTAGGAGAAAACACGACGAATCCACAGGCTGGAGTAACCGAGGTTTTCACATACATAAATGATGATGTATGGGATCAAGGAAGTTTTTCATTAGACTTGAAGTCCGGTGAAATTGACTTTACGACTGTTGAGATTCCACTTCCGCAACTATCAGCAAGTTTAACCGCTGAGACAGGGACAGTTCAACTGGATTGGCCTGAAGTATTCGGCGAAGTCTCAGGCTACAAAATTTATCAAGATGATGTGGAAATTGCGGAGGTTGATCCACATACAACGACAATCGATATCGCTAATTTAACAGTAGGTGAGACTTATGCATTCTCTGTTAAAGGTATTGTAGAAAAAGATGATGTTCTTGCTGAAACGATACTCACGTTGTCTACATCTCAATTTGTTGCGGATGAAGAAGCCCCAGTGTTTTCATTAAATGGAAGTAATCCGATGACGCTAGAAGTTGGCAGCCCTTATATTGAACCCGGCTTCACAGCAATAGATAATGTCGATGGGGACATAACAAACGACGTGGTAGTTTCCGGCTCCGTTAATATCGATGAAATCGGCGAATATACACTTGTTTACACCGTCTCAGATAGTGCAGGAAATGAAGCGGAAGCGACTCGTGTTGTCCACGTAGTTGATACAACTGCACCTGTCATTTCATTGGACGGAGACAATCCGCTAATCATAGAAAAAGGTAGTGAATTCGTTGAACCCGGCTATACTGCCGTTGATAATGTAGATGGAGACATCACGGATCAAGTTGCCGTAACAGGTGAAGTAGATACGAACACACCTGGTGAATATACGCTAACCTATTCCGTTAATGATAGCGAAGGGAATAATGCCCAAATTACAAGAGAAGTAATTGTAAAAGAAACCGAGATTCCACCACCACCTACTGAGCATCCAGAAGAAGATGGAACAGAGGAAGATAGTACAGAGGAAGGTGGAACAGAAGAAGATAGTACAGAAGGAGAAACTACGGAAGAAGCTTCAGACGAAAAAGGTAGTGCCGAAGAAAATACACCAGAAGAAGACAAAGCAGAAGAAGTAAAA
- a CDS encoding DNA integrity scanning protein DisA nucleotide-binding domain protein — protein MYSNAETGINFLDYTLKHMRELFDHFNIWEEPQILLAMISSDHKIELVFSDNLNDKAIQEHTVDFKELYSLDGDSLQKYYGQKVEEVIIDKQLIDLNKYRLIRINSLSRNEKDSLQSFLLIDKSNVVFKKPFVDQVWKTIQPNNSFFNIKKLLNKAGEDLFNNIFSTLLDIESKKYNLFESIHELSLMTYERSQNKGCLIFCSDFDDSCFEEIVMLEEPIPINKEYYKKVRKLLETCNNDKTVLLCRGVIIFGIARTINYSSLPESSVKINFLKTGSWMLTERKGKQESDDLMLVTHKTCTLMKGPVTRDEFELKFKRTFESDENYNKYEVGMVWEYIESAQEQKHGTMIVVTNKAYSESKRLTNQSFQLKNFKKVNPETVLALSSIDGAIIVDPKGQCYSIGAILDGLADSTIGDISRGARYNSAIRYLHSHNEGFCLIVIVSEDGYVDIKTKEDIGHKIRNASEIHKKNLIKLLSHSDIKKSMRAQDEYINFESLIGELLQMEVMASYAQYLAGQQRDLNLAREFNTILDNPELLMTEKINLLKSFHSKVLFESDFGY, from the coding sequence ATGTATTCAAATGCAGAAACTGGGATAAATTTCCTTGATTATACTCTTAAACATATGAGAGAATTGTTTGATCATTTTAATATATGGGAAGAACCACAAATTCTACTAGCAATGATTAGTTCAGATCATAAAATTGAACTTGTTTTTAGCGACAATTTAAATGATAAAGCAATACAAGAACATACTGTTGATTTTAAAGAGTTGTATTCATTAGATGGTGATAGCCTACAGAAATATTATGGTCAAAAAGTTGAAGAAGTTATTATTGACAAACAATTAATAGATTTAAACAAATATAGGTTAATAAGAATAAATTCTTTATCTAGAAATGAAAAGGATAGTTTACAATCATTTCTTCTTATAGATAAAAGTAATGTAGTGTTTAAGAAGCCATTTGTGGATCAAGTTTGGAAGACAATTCAACCAAATAATTCTTTTTTTAATATAAAGAAATTACTAAATAAAGCAGGGGAAGATTTATTTAATAATATTTTTAGTACTCTTCTTGACATAGAATCAAAAAAATATAATTTATTTGAGTCAATTCATGAATTATCACTTATGACTTATGAAAGAAGTCAAAATAAAGGTTGTCTCATATTCTGTTCGGATTTTGATGATAGCTGTTTTGAAGAGATTGTTATGTTAGAAGAGCCAATTCCTATTAATAAAGAGTATTATAAAAAGGTCAGAAAGCTATTGGAAACCTGCAATAATGATAAAACGGTTTTACTTTGTCGAGGGGTTATAATCTTTGGTATTGCAAGAACGATAAATTATTCATCTTTGCCGGAAAGTTCTGTTAAAATCAATTTTCTTAAAACAGGCTCATGGATGTTGACTGAAAGGAAAGGGAAACAAGAAAGTGATGATTTAATGCTAGTCACACATAAAACTTGTACCCTTATGAAGGGGCCAGTCACTAGAGATGAGTTTGAACTTAAGTTTAAGCGTACATTTGAATCAGATGAGAACTATAACAAATACGAGGTTGGGATGGTATGGGAATATATTGAAAGTGCACAAGAGCAAAAACATGGGACGATGATTGTAGTTACCAATAAAGCATATTCGGAATCCAAAAGGTTAACTAATCAATCATTTCAATTAAAAAATTTTAAGAAAGTTAATCCCGAAACAGTACTTGCTTTAAGTTCAATCGATGGAGCGATCATAGTTGATCCTAAAGGTCAATGTTATTCAATAGGTGCTATATTAGATGGGTTAGCAGATTCCACAATTGGTGATATCTCTCGGGGTGCAAGATATAACTCAGCTATTAGATATTTACATTCGCACAATGAGGGGTTTTGTTTAATAGTAATAGTCTCTGAAGATGGATATGTAGACATTAAAACCAAAGAAGATATTGGTCATAAAATAAGGAATGCTTCTGAAATACACAAAAAAAACTTAATAAAATTGTTAAGTCATTCAGATATAAAAAAATCAATGAGAGCACAAGATGAGTATATTAATTTTGAGTCTTTAATTGGCGAATTGTTGCAAATGGAGGTAATGGCGAGTTATGCACAGTATCTTGCAGGACAACAAAGAGATTTAAATTTAGCTAGAGAATTTAATACGATATTAGATAATCCTGAACTACTAATGACAGAAAAAATAAATCTACTAAAAAGTTTTCATTCAAAGGTTTTGTTTGAATCAGACTTTGGATACTAG